The following proteins are co-located in the Rhodococcus opacus B4 genome:
- a CDS encoding neutral zinc metallopeptidase — MGVLAATVVVLSGCTRSVDGEAASIYDDPFKVAGLDATSGPSGARKGAPDADLPVTGTDGGEIDTMAANAVSDIEGYWRTEFPALFQRKFEPVEELISWDPRDSDGPRFCGDSTEELLNAGYCSTDHTIGWDRALLLPEVVEKFGIVAAVFVLAHEYGHAVQTKAGIADENVGGGIVREQQADCFAGAFMRHIAEDKAPHFTLNTSDGLNKVLASAVAIGDTDPNDPDNVHGSAFERVTATQIGFTDGPAACTRIDEKEIDSRRADLPQRFADDTDDGELPVTEESVEAFFTSFQQIFDLSDPPALQLDGADLDCADAAATEPVSYCPATNTIGVSVDALAERGTPGRLGRRELFQTKLTGDYNAYVLLASRYTLALQRDRGDELHSPQTALRAACLSGVITSALSPASPATLAEGSVWLSPGDLDEAVSGLLTDGLAASDVNGETVPSGFSRVDAFRTGVLGGEQACEGRYR, encoded by the coding sequence ATGGGCGTTCTGGCCGCGACTGTGGTCGTGCTGTCGGGGTGCACGCGTTCGGTGGACGGTGAGGCCGCGTCCATCTACGACGATCCGTTCAAGGTGGCGGGCCTCGACGCCACGTCGGGTCCGAGCGGTGCCCGCAAGGGCGCGCCCGACGCCGACCTCCCCGTCACCGGCACCGACGGCGGTGAGATCGACACGATGGCCGCCAACGCGGTGAGCGACATCGAGGGCTACTGGCGCACCGAGTTCCCGGCGCTGTTCCAGCGCAAGTTCGAGCCGGTCGAGGAGTTGATCTCCTGGGATCCGCGGGATTCCGACGGCCCCCGGTTCTGCGGGGACAGCACCGAGGAACTCCTCAACGCCGGCTACTGCAGCACCGACCACACCATCGGCTGGGACCGGGCGCTGCTACTGCCGGAGGTCGTGGAGAAGTTCGGCATCGTCGCCGCCGTCTTCGTGCTGGCACACGAATACGGGCACGCCGTCCAGACGAAGGCGGGAATCGCCGACGAAAACGTGGGCGGCGGCATCGTGCGGGAACAGCAGGCCGACTGTTTCGCGGGGGCGTTCATGCGGCACATCGCGGAGGACAAGGCGCCCCATTTCACGCTGAACACGTCGGACGGGCTGAACAAGGTGCTGGCGTCGGCGGTGGCGATCGGTGACACCGACCCGAACGATCCGGACAACGTCCACGGCTCGGCGTTCGAACGGGTCACCGCCACCCAGATCGGGTTCACGGACGGCCCCGCAGCGTGCACGCGCATCGACGAGAAGGAGATCGACTCGCGTCGCGCGGACCTGCCGCAGCGGTTCGCCGACGACACCGACGACGGTGAACTTCCCGTCACCGAGGAGTCCGTCGAGGCGTTCTTCACGTCGTTCCAGCAGATCTTCGATCTCAGCGATCCGCCCGCGCTGCAACTCGACGGCGCCGACCTCGACTGCGCGGACGCGGCCGCGACGGAACCGGTGTCGTACTGCCCGGCGACCAACACGATCGGGGTCAGTGTCGACGCCCTCGCCGAACGCGGCACACCGGGGCGCCTGGGCCGCCGCGAGCTCTTCCAGACCAAGCTCACCGGCGACTACAACGCGTACGTCCTCCTCGCGTCGCGGTACACCCTGGCGCTGCAGCGGGACCGGGGCGACGAACTGCACTCACCGCAGACCGCACTGCGGGCCGCCTGTCTGTCCGGTGTCATCACCAGCGCGCTGAGCCCGGCCAGTCCGGCCACCCTGGCGGAGGGCAGCGTGTGGTTGTCGCCCGGCGACCTCGACGAGGCGGTCTCGGGGCTGCTCACCGACGGACTCGCCGCCAGTGACGTGAACGGGGAGACCGTGCCGAGCGGGTTCTCCCGGGTCGACGCGTTCCGCACCGGCGTGCTCGGAGGCGAGCAGGCCTGCGAGGGCCGCTACCGCTGA
- a CDS encoding IclR family transcriptional regulator, translating to MTDPTNAIPPGTQTLARGLAVIRAVSDGAQDLRAVVDHTGLGRSTAHRLVQLLVSEGYLRSGSRGYTLGPTLIELGFKALHGNPLPVVARPILEELSAHVHDTVHLAVEDGGSVLYLDKLPGSRGAEMRSRIGHRMPLTRAGVGKALLLDSAERWDALYKSDAAQGSRPPARGHGGQADFRARMEDYARIGAAMDLEDNEPGIRCVAAPVRDASCAIVGAISVSATSPYMPDERMRGLVPVVCRAAGRISAALGYREI from the coding sequence GTGACCGATCCGACGAACGCCATTCCCCCCGGCACGCAGACGCTGGCCCGCGGGCTCGCAGTCATCCGTGCCGTGTCCGACGGCGCGCAGGACCTCCGCGCGGTCGTCGACCACACCGGGCTCGGGCGCAGCACCGCGCACCGGCTCGTGCAGCTGCTGGTCTCCGAGGGTTATCTGCGCAGCGGAAGCCGTGGCTACACCCTTGGCCCGACGTTGATCGAACTCGGTTTCAAGGCCCTCCACGGCAACCCGCTGCCCGTGGTCGCGCGCCCGATCCTCGAGGAATTGTCGGCGCACGTGCACGACACCGTGCACCTTGCGGTCGAGGACGGCGGCTCGGTGCTGTACCTGGACAAGCTGCCCGGATCGCGCGGTGCCGAGATGCGCTCGCGCATCGGTCACCGCATGCCGCTGACCCGCGCGGGGGTCGGGAAGGCGCTGCTGCTCGACTCGGCCGAGCGCTGGGATGCGCTGTACAAGAGCGACGCCGCGCAGGGTTCGCGACCACCGGCCCGCGGACACGGCGGGCAGGCCGACTTCCGCGCGCGCATGGAGGACTACGCCCGGATCGGGGCGGCCATGGACCTCGAGGACAACGAACCCGGAATCCGCTGCGTGGCGGCTCCCGTGCGGGACGCGTCGTGCGCGATCGTCGGTGCGATCAGCGTGTCGGCGACGAGCCCGTACATGCCCGACGAGCGGATGCGCGGCCTCGTGCCGGTCGTGTGCCGGGCCGCCGGACGGATCTCCGCGGCGCTCGGCTACCGGGAGATCTGA
- a CDS encoding MFS transporter: MVQTQKIGRSTAVAAQASKARVLIAVMLFVTVVINYMDRANLSIAMPAIADEMDLSKAQQGLLLSAFGWTYAALQIPGGWLVDRIPPRLLYPACLILWSVATAFMGVIGGFVALIALRLLVGVFEAPAYPINNRVATAWYPERERATVIGFYTSGQFIGLALLTPFLSWLQSVLSWHWVFIVTGTVGAVWGAIWYAFYREPRDSRANDAEIDLIRDGGGLVDLADEQQPERPAVTRNDVATVLGRRKLWGIYLGQFCLTSTLWFFLTWFPTYLVEYRGMDYIKSGFLASLPFVAALVGVLFSGVFSDFLLKKGVSLGVARKGPIIVGLLLTVAMIGANFTDSTAMVIVFLSIAFFGNGLASITWSLVSALAPERLLGLTGGMFNFIGNLSSIATPIVIGLLVTDDSFAPGFVYMTVVTAVGIASYVLLVGRVERVRS, encoded by the coding sequence ATGGTGCAGACCCAGAAGATCGGCCGCTCCACCGCGGTCGCGGCGCAGGCGTCGAAGGCGCGCGTCCTCATCGCAGTCATGCTGTTCGTGACCGTCGTCATCAACTACATGGACCGAGCGAACCTGTCGATCGCGATGCCCGCCATCGCCGACGAGATGGACCTCTCGAAGGCTCAGCAGGGTCTGCTGCTGTCGGCCTTCGGCTGGACGTATGCGGCGCTGCAGATCCCCGGCGGGTGGCTGGTCGACCGGATACCCCCGAGACTGCTCTACCCCGCGTGCCTCATCCTGTGGTCGGTGGCGACCGCGTTCATGGGCGTCATCGGCGGGTTCGTGGCGCTCATCGCGTTGCGACTGCTGGTCGGCGTGTTCGAGGCGCCCGCGTATCCGATCAACAACCGCGTCGCGACGGCCTGGTACCCCGAGCGCGAACGGGCGACGGTGATCGGCTTCTACACTTCCGGACAGTTCATCGGACTGGCCCTGCTCACCCCGTTCCTGTCCTGGCTGCAGTCCGTGCTGTCCTGGCACTGGGTGTTCATCGTCACCGGAACGGTCGGAGCCGTGTGGGGCGCCATCTGGTACGCGTTCTACCGCGAACCACGGGACTCCCGCGCGAACGACGCCGAGATCGACCTGATCCGCGACGGCGGCGGACTCGTCGACCTCGCCGACGAGCAGCAACCGGAACGTCCGGCCGTGACCCGCAACGACGTCGCGACGGTCCTCGGCAGGCGCAAACTGTGGGGGATCTACCTGGGGCAGTTCTGCCTCACGTCGACGCTGTGGTTCTTCCTCACCTGGTTCCCCACCTACCTCGTCGAGTACCGGGGCATGGATTACATCAAGTCCGGATTCCTCGCCTCGCTGCCGTTCGTCGCGGCGCTCGTCGGTGTGCTGTTCTCCGGGGTGTTCTCCGACTTCCTGCTCAAGAAGGGGGTCTCGCTCGGAGTCGCCCGGAAGGGTCCGATCATCGTCGGACTGTTGCTGACCGTCGCGATGATCGGGGCCAACTTCACCGACTCGACCGCGATGGTGATCGTGTTCCTGTCCATCGCCTTCTTCGGCAACGGACTCGCGTCGATCACGTGGTCGCTGGTGTCGGCCCTCGCACCGGAACGGCTGCTCGGGCTGACCGGCGGAATGTTCAACTTCATCGGCAACCTGTCGTCGATCGCCACACCCATCGTCATCGGGTTGCTCGTCACCGACGACAGTTTCGCACCGGGATTCGTCTACATGACCGTGGTGACCGCGGTCGGGATCGCGTCCTACGTCCTTCTGGTCGGGCGGGTGGAACGCGTTCGCAGCTGA
- the dgoD gene encoding galactonate dehydratase, with amino-acid sequence MKIKSLTTYAVPPRWLFLRIETDDGVVGWGEPVLEGRAASVAAAVEELSDYLVGQDPTQIEDLWTVMYRAGFYRGGGIHMSALAGIDQALWDIKGKALGVPAYELLGGRVRDRIKVYSWIGGDRPADTAKAAREVVDRGFTAVKMNGTEELQYLDSWDKVDRCLANVAAVRDAVGPDIGIGVDFHGRVHKPMAKVLLKELEPFRLMFVEEPVLSEHVDGFVDVLRQSPIPIALGERLFSRWDFKTVLASGAVDIIQPDPSHCGGITEARKIAHMAEAYDVALALHCPLGPIALATCLQIDAGCYNATIQEQSLGIHYNTSNDLLDYLVDPSVFTYADGQVRIPTGPGLGIEVNEEYVVERAAEGHRWRNPVWRHSDGSFAEW; translated from the coding sequence ATGAAGATCAAGTCACTCACCACCTACGCCGTGCCCCCGCGGTGGCTGTTCCTGCGGATCGAAACGGACGACGGCGTGGTCGGCTGGGGTGAGCCGGTGCTCGAGGGCCGGGCGGCGTCCGTCGCCGCCGCGGTGGAGGAACTGTCCGACTACCTGGTGGGGCAGGATCCGACCCAGATCGAGGATCTGTGGACGGTCATGTACCGGGCCGGCTTCTACCGCGGCGGCGGAATTCACATGAGCGCGCTGGCGGGCATCGACCAGGCCCTGTGGGACATCAAGGGCAAGGCCCTCGGTGTGCCGGCGTACGAACTTCTCGGCGGCCGGGTCCGGGACCGGATCAAGGTCTACTCCTGGATCGGCGGTGACCGCCCCGCGGACACCGCGAAGGCGGCGCGCGAGGTCGTCGACCGCGGGTTCACCGCGGTGAAGATGAACGGCACGGAGGAACTGCAGTACCTGGACTCGTGGGACAAAGTGGACCGGTGTCTCGCCAACGTCGCCGCGGTGCGCGACGCCGTGGGCCCGGACATCGGCATCGGGGTCGACTTCCACGGCCGAGTGCACAAGCCGATGGCCAAGGTGCTGCTGAAGGAACTCGAACCGTTCCGGCTGATGTTCGTCGAGGAACCCGTGCTCTCGGAGCACGTCGACGGTTTCGTCGACGTGCTGAGGCAGTCGCCGATCCCGATCGCGCTGGGTGAGAGATTGTTCTCCCGCTGGGATTTCAAGACCGTTCTGGCGTCCGGGGCCGTCGACATCATCCAGCCGGATCCGTCGCACTGCGGCGGTATCACCGAGGCCCGGAAGATCGCGCACATGGCCGAGGCGTACGACGTGGCACTCGCCCTGCACTGCCCGCTCGGGCCGATCGCCCTGGCCACGTGCCTGCAGATCGACGCGGGCTGCTACAACGCGACGATCCAGGAACAGAGCCTCGGCATCCACTACAACACGTCGAATGACCTGCTCGACTACCTCGTCGACCCGTCCGTGTTCACCTACGCCGACGGTCAGGTCCGCATCCCCACCGGCCCCGGGCTGGGCATCGAGGTGAACGAGGAGTACGTGGTCGAACGGGCAGCCGAAGGCCACCGCTGGCGCAACCCGGTGTGGCGGCACAGCGACGGCTCCTTCGCGGAGTGGTGA
- the glgB gene encoding 1,4-alpha-glucan branching protein GlgB: MTVEPPVAIAPDAADLDLLARGEHHDPHSILGAHPHPEGTVIRALRPYAEAVDAVIGGTSFSLEHLAHGVWGALVPYRDLMDYRLSTTWPGGHNDVSADGYRFLPTLGELDLHLFGEGRHERLWEILGAHRRRYDTPDGTVTGTSFAVWAPNARGVSVIGDFDGWSGRNFPMRVLGSTGVWELFVPGIEVGDLYKFRVHGRDGSVRDKADPMAFATEVPPATASRVSVSTFEWNDADWLAQRAATEPAQSPMSVYEVHLGSWRPGLNYREMAEQLAAHVTETGFTHVELLPVAEHPFGGSWGYQVTSYYAPTSRFGSPDDFRWFVDHLHAAGIGVIVDWVPAHFPKDEWALARFDGTPLYEHSDPQRGEQLDWGTYVFDFGRREVRNFLVANALYWLDEFHVDGLRVDAVASMLYLDYSRPEGGWTPNIHGGRENLEAVAFLQETNATVHKQHRGVVTIAEESTAWPGVTRATNVGGLGFNMKWNMGWMHDTLGFLAHDPVHRSYHHHEITFSLMYAWSENYLLPISHDEVVHGKGTLWTRMPGDDWAKAAGVRALLAYMWSHPGKQLLFMGQEFGQTAEWSEERGLDWYQLDDPYTGGFHRGLLRLVHDLNATYREHPALWTLDTSPGGFSWIDANDTANNVLSFLRYGTDGSILACLFNFSGSPHANYRVGLPERGEWREILNTDAEVYAGSGWGNLGAVTATSQPWHGRPASAEVALPANGAIWMSLER, from the coding sequence GTGACCGTCGAACCGCCTGTCGCCATCGCACCCGACGCCGCCGACCTCGACCTGCTGGCCCGGGGCGAGCACCACGACCCGCACTCGATCCTGGGCGCGCACCCGCATCCCGAGGGCACGGTGATCCGCGCACTGCGCCCCTACGCCGAGGCCGTCGACGCCGTCATCGGTGGGACGAGTTTCTCGCTGGAGCACCTCGCGCACGGCGTGTGGGGGGCGCTGGTGCCGTACCGGGACCTGATGGACTACCGGCTGTCCACGACGTGGCCGGGTGGTCACAACGACGTCTCCGCCGACGGCTACCGGTTCCTGCCCACGCTCGGCGAACTCGACCTGCACCTGTTCGGTGAGGGCAGGCACGAGCGGCTGTGGGAGATCCTCGGCGCGCACCGCCGCCGCTACGACACCCCCGATGGCACCGTCACCGGCACCTCGTTCGCCGTGTGGGCGCCCAATGCCCGCGGGGTGAGCGTGATCGGCGATTTCGACGGATGGAGCGGGCGGAACTTCCCGATGCGGGTGCTCGGGTCGACCGGGGTGTGGGAGTTGTTCGTCCCCGGTATCGAGGTCGGCGACCTGTACAAGTTCCGGGTCCACGGCCGTGACGGCAGTGTGCGCGACAAGGCCGACCCCATGGCCTTCGCGACGGAGGTCCCTCCCGCGACCGCGTCCCGGGTGTCGGTCAGCACGTTCGAATGGAACGACGCCGACTGGCTGGCGCAGCGGGCGGCCACCGAGCCCGCGCAGTCCCCGATGAGCGTGTACGAGGTTCACCTCGGTTCGTGGCGTCCCGGGCTGAACTACCGCGAGATGGCCGAGCAACTCGCCGCCCACGTCACGGAGACGGGGTTCACGCACGTCGAACTGCTGCCGGTCGCCGAGCACCCGTTCGGCGGGTCCTGGGGATACCAGGTGACGTCGTACTACGCGCCCACGTCACGGTTCGGCTCCCCCGACGACTTCCGGTGGTTCGTCGACCATTTGCACGCCGCAGGCATCGGGGTCATCGTCGACTGGGTTCCCGCCCACTTCCCCAAGGACGAGTGGGCGCTGGCCCGGTTCGACGGCACACCGCTCTACGAGCACAGCGATCCCCAGCGCGGCGAGCAACTCGACTGGGGCACGTACGTGTTCGATTTCGGGCGTCGCGAGGTGCGCAACTTCCTCGTCGCCAACGCGCTGTACTGGCTCGACGAGTTCCACGTGGACGGTCTGCGCGTCGACGCGGTCGCCTCGATGCTGTACCTCGACTATTCGCGGCCGGAGGGTGGCTGGACACCGAACATCCACGGCGGCAGGGAGAACCTGGAGGCGGTGGCGTTTCTGCAGGAGACCAATGCCACGGTCCACAAGCAGCACCGGGGGGTCGTCACCATCGCCGAGGAGTCGACGGCGTGGCCGGGTGTCACCCGCGCGACCAACGTCGGCGGTCTCGGTTTCAACATGAAATGGAACATGGGGTGGATGCACGACACCCTCGGATTCCTGGCGCACGACCCCGTCCACCGCAGCTATCACCATCACGAGATCACGTTTTCCCTGATGTACGCGTGGAGCGAGAACTACCTGCTCCCCATCAGCCACGACGAGGTGGTGCACGGCAAGGGCACGCTGTGGACGCGGATGCCCGGCGACGACTGGGCGAAGGCCGCCGGAGTGCGGGCCCTGCTGGCGTACATGTGGTCGCACCCCGGCAAGCAACTGCTGTTCATGGGTCAGGAGTTCGGGCAGACCGCGGAGTGGTCCGAGGAACGCGGGCTCGACTGGTATCAGCTCGACGACCCGTACACCGGCGGCTTCCACCGCGGTCTGCTCCGGCTCGTCCACGATCTCAACGCGACGTACCGCGAGCACCCGGCGTTGTGGACTCTCGACACGTCACCGGGCGGGTTCTCCTGGATCGACGCCAATGACACCGCGAACAACGTCCTGAGCTTCCTGCGCTACGGAACCGACGGGTCGATCCTGGCGTGCCTGTTCAATTTCTCGGGTTCCCCGCACGCGAATTATCGTGTGGGCTTGCCAGAACGGGGCGAATGGCGTGAAATTCTCAACACCGACGCCGAGGTCTACGCGGGATCGGGTTGGGGAAATCTCGGTGCGGTGACGGCAACTTCGCAGCCGTGGCACGGCCGTCCCGCCTCGGCAGAGGTGGCACTGCCCGCGAACGGCGCGATCTGGATGAGTCTGGAGCGTTGA
- a CDS encoding 2-dehydro-3-deoxygalactonokinase: protein MIQNTPDTSSARLIALDWGTSSQRAWLLGDGGRILDVRRPDFGLLGTTGDDPQSRTRAYEAAFDEACGDWIEAAPDLPAIACGMVGSAQGWREAGYLTTPTDLAIGAGDLTTVPHARGVLHLVPGLRVASAADGSVPGDVMRGEETQIIGALGLLPPADGPLTIVLPGTHTKWARVEDRKIVSFATSMSGELYGLVMQHGILGRTATTGMRDDAAFDRGLDTGTAAPSRGLPAELFGARALVLDGLLDPASLPDYVSGVIIADEVRHLLPHYATGHRILLCGNADLCRRYAAGLRVHGVAADVVAEEAAAQGLWRVAIDAGLLDTEPSTNPEKETL, encoded by the coding sequence GTGATCCAGAACACCCCCGACACATCATCAGCGCGCCTGATCGCCCTCGACTGGGGCACGTCTTCGCAGCGTGCCTGGCTCCTCGGCGACGGCGGCCGCATTCTGGACGTTCGCAGGCCCGACTTCGGGCTGCTCGGCACCACCGGCGACGACCCGCAGTCGCGCACCCGCGCCTACGAGGCCGCGTTCGACGAGGCCTGCGGCGACTGGATCGAGGCCGCCCCCGATCTCCCCGCGATCGCGTGCGGCATGGTGGGCAGCGCCCAGGGCTGGCGTGAGGCCGGCTACCTGACGACCCCGACCGATCTCGCGATCGGCGCCGGCGACCTGACGACGGTGCCCCACGCACGCGGAGTCCTGCACCTCGTGCCCGGCCTGCGCGTCGCCTCCGCCGCCGACGGTTCGGTGCCCGGCGACGTGATGAGGGGCGAGGAGACGCAGATCATCGGGGCCCTGGGTCTGCTCCCGCCGGCCGACGGTCCGCTGACCATCGTGCTCCCCGGAACGCACACCAAGTGGGCGCGGGTCGAGGACCGCAAGATCGTCTCGTTCGCCACGTCGATGTCCGGCGAGTTGTACGGCCTGGTGATGCAGCACGGCATCCTCGGCCGCACCGCAACCACCGGAATGCGCGACGACGCCGCATTCGATCGCGGCCTCGACACGGGGACGGCGGCCCCGTCGCGCGGACTGCCGGCGGAGTTGTTCGGGGCACGCGCGCTCGTGCTCGACGGTCTCCTCGATCCGGCATCGCTTCCCGACTACGTCTCCGGCGTGATCATCGCCGACGAGGTCCGGCACCTCCTGCCCCACTACGCCACCGGGCATCGAATCCTGCTGTGCGGGAACGCCGATCTCTGCCGACGCTACGCGGCGGGACTGCGCGTCCACGGTGTGGCCGCCGACGTCGTCGCCGAGGAGGCCGCCGCGCAGGGTTTGTGGCGCGTGGCGATCGATGCGGGGCTGCTCGACACGGAACCATCCACGAATCCCGAGAAGGAGACCCTGTGA
- a CDS encoding tetratricopeptide repeat protein, giving the protein MSGAVDLSALKERAAAPPPPAPAPSGDGAAPAAPGGTGLTPVIDVTEATFEAEVLARSQQVPVVVDLWATWCEPCKQLSPLLEKLAHEAGGTWVLAKVDVDANPRIAQAFGVQSVPTVVAIAGGQPLADFQGAQPEPQLRQWLAAVQQATAGKLSGPPAGDGSADEPEPEDPRFVAAEAALDEGDLAAAEAEFQKILDAEPANAEAQGAIRQVRFLARVQSVDPGAVAAADAAPADIDAQLQAADVELYSQAPDAAFARLIGVVARSAGDDRTRVRTRLLELFELFDPAEPVVMTARRKLAAALY; this is encoded by the coding sequence ATGAGCGGAGCAGTCGATCTCTCCGCCCTCAAGGAGCGTGCGGCCGCTCCACCTCCGCCGGCGCCCGCACCCTCCGGGGACGGCGCCGCACCGGCCGCCCCCGGCGGCACCGGCCTCACACCGGTCATCGACGTCACCGAGGCGACGTTCGAGGCGGAGGTCCTCGCCCGGTCCCAGCAGGTCCCGGTCGTCGTGGACCTGTGGGCCACGTGGTGCGAGCCGTGCAAACAACTCTCGCCCCTGCTCGAGAAACTGGCACACGAGGCCGGTGGCACCTGGGTGCTCGCCAAGGTCGACGTCGACGCCAACCCGCGCATCGCACAGGCATTCGGCGTCCAGTCCGTCCCGACGGTGGTCGCCATCGCCGGCGGCCAACCGCTCGCCGACTTCCAGGGCGCCCAGCCCGAACCGCAGCTGCGCCAGTGGCTCGCCGCCGTCCAGCAGGCAACCGCCGGAAAACTGTCCGGACCGCCCGCCGGTGACGGCAGCGCCGACGAGCCCGAGCCGGAGGACCCGCGTTTCGTCGCGGCCGAGGCGGCCCTCGACGAGGGTGACCTGGCGGCGGCCGAGGCCGAGTTCCAGAAGATTCTCGACGCGGAACCGGCCAATGCGGAGGCTCAGGGCGCGATCCGCCAGGTGCGTTTCCTCGCCCGCGTGCAGTCGGTCGATCCCGGTGCCGTCGCTGCGGCGGACGCCGCCCCGGCCGACATCGACGCCCAGCTGCAGGCGGCGGATGTCGAGCTCTACTCGCAGGCTCCCGACGCGGCGTTCGCCCGCCTCATCGGGGTCGTCGCCCGCAGCGCCGGCGACGACCGGACGCGGGTTCGGACGCGTCTGCTGGAACTGTTCGAACTGTTCGACCCGGCCGAGCCGGTCGTCATGACCGCGCGCCGGAAACTCGCCGCGGCACTGTACTGA
- a CDS encoding 2-dehydro-3-deoxy-6-phosphogalactonate aldolase — MSTSATTTTTGLIAILRGITPEEVVAVGSVLVDAGFAAIEVPLNSPRPFDSIERLATAVGDVCVVGAGTVLSVDDVIRAEAAGSRIIVSPNTDVDVIGAAVARKLRPYPGAATPTEAFLAVGAGARSVKLFPSDSVGTAGMKAWRAVLPTDVELLPVGGVDRTNLAEWAGAGAGGAGLGTCLYRPGDGAGTVRDRAHTLMNIWSADAA; from the coding sequence GTGAGTACTTCTGCCACGACGACGACCACCGGATTGATCGCCATCCTGCGGGGCATCACGCCCGAGGAGGTCGTCGCAGTCGGTTCCGTCCTCGTCGACGCCGGCTTCGCGGCCATCGAGGTCCCCCTGAACTCCCCGCGGCCGTTCGACTCGATCGAACGGTTGGCGACGGCCGTCGGCGACGTCTGCGTCGTCGGCGCCGGGACCGTGCTGAGCGTGGACGACGTGATCCGGGCCGAGGCCGCAGGTTCGCGGATCATCGTCTCGCCGAACACCGATGTCGACGTCATCGGCGCTGCCGTCGCCCGGAAGCTGCGCCCGTATCCGGGGGCGGCGACGCCCACCGAGGCCTTCCTCGCCGTCGGCGCGGGCGCCCGCAGCGTGAAGCTGTTCCCTTCCGATTCCGTCGGGACGGCGGGGATGAAGGCGTGGCGGGCGGTGCTGCCCACGGACGTCGAACTGCTTCCCGTCGGCGGCGTGGACCGAACCAACCTCGCCGAATGGGCCGGCGCCGGCGCGGGCGGCGCGGGCCTGGGCACCTGCCTGTACCGCCCCGGGGACGGTGCCGGCACCGTCCGCGACCGCGCCCACACCTTGATGAACATCTGGTCGGCCGACGCCGCCTGA
- a CDS encoding DUF3817 domain-containing protein: MVGMANVFDLSTTAKRFRFVAILEAFTWLGLLIGMAFKYLPADGNEIGVKIFGPIHGGVFVLYLLVSLWTARKLSWNLVTIFWALVASVPPFGTVVYEVWAARTGRMAELSRTSTVKSEPSLV; this comes from the coding sequence ATGGTCGGCATGGCGAACGTCTTCGATCTCAGCACCACGGCCAAGCGCTTCCGATTTGTCGCAATTCTGGAGGCATTCACCTGGCTCGGCCTCCTCATCGGCATGGCCTTCAAGTACCTGCCCGCCGACGGCAACGAGATCGGCGTGAAGATCTTCGGCCCCATCCACGGCGGCGTCTTCGTCCTCTACCTGCTCGTCTCCCTGTGGACCGCACGCAAGCTGAGCTGGAACCTGGTCACCATCTTCTGGGCGCTCGTCGCCAGCGTCCCGCCGTTCGGCACCGTCGTGTACGAGGTCTGGGCGGCCCGCACCGGCCGTATGGCCGAACTGTCCCGGACCAGCACGGTGAAGAGCGAACCGTCGCTCGTCTGA